The nucleotide sequence CCGGCATTTCAGTCCATCCGCTCCCGGTCCGCATGGGGATCTCGATCCGCATACGGATCCGGAATGCCGAGCTGGGCGAGAATCTCCCGTTCGAGACCTTCCATGGTGTCGGCGTCGTCGTCTTTCTCGTGATCGTATCCGATCAAATGCAGGAACCCGTGGACCGCAAGGTGGCTGAGGTGATGATCGAACGGCTTTTCTTCGTCATCGGCCTCTTTCCGCGTGGTCTCATAGGCGATGGCGATATCGCCGAGCATCCGCGGCGCATCCGCCGGCGCGCCCGCGGTCGCCTGCAACGCCGGAAACGACAGCACGTTGGTCGGCTTGTCGATGCCGCGCCAGTTGTTGTTGAGCGTGCGGATGCCGGCGTCGTCGGTCAGCATGACGGCGAGCTCGGCCTCGCCGACATCGGCATCGGCGATTTCGGCCGCGGCATTGATGGCGCGATGGATCACCGCCTCGGCTTCCGGCTCCGTCTGCCAGCAATCGGCGACGACGAGAACCTCGG is from Bradyrhizobium sp. AZCC 2176 and encodes:
- the ybeY gene encoding rRNA maturation RNase YbeY, which gives rise to MSSALPLTEVLVVADCWQTEPEAEAVIHRAINAAAEIADADVGEAELAVMLTDDAGIRTLNNNWRGIDKPTNVLSFPALQATAGAPADAPRMLGDIAIAYETTRKEADDEEKPFDHHLSHLAVHGFLHLIGYDHEKDDDADTMEGLEREILAQLGIPDPYADRDPHADRERMD